One segment of Erigeron canadensis isolate Cc75 chromosome 2, C_canadensis_v1, whole genome shotgun sequence DNA contains the following:
- the LOC122589183 gene encoding protein NUCLEAR FUSION DEFECTIVE 4-like codes for MQKSKWIATVASIWIQCSCGPSYAFGIYSAVLKSSQDYDQSTLDTVSVFKDIGANIGILSGLLYHAVTYNNRTNSTSRFGGSAGLPLVYLAGAVQFFAGYFLMWLSVTGVINKPPVLVMCLFMFMGAHAQTFFNTANIVVAVQNFPDYSGTTVGVMKGFLGLSGAILIQVYSTLFDGNPTSFLLMLAFFPTLVSLLLMFFVHINPGDTTNDKHHLNDFSLIALIVAAYLMIIIIFENIFTFPSWAHILATTILFILLSSPLKVALAAQKGEQQTPPPIMAPLIITSETNEGVPNDVQVEMNLLQAMGTINFWLLFVPMVFGMGSGLATINNISQIGQSLDYSTAEINAMVSLWSIWNFLGRFGGGFVSDIFLHRYGWGRPVFISITQATMVIGHLIIGLGGNLYIGSVIVGICYGSQWSLMPTITSDIFGVKHMGTIFNTIAAANPIGSYLLSVQVIGSIYDKETQAGGGSCYGIHCFMLSYFIFAGVCMFGFLVSLVLFFRTREFYASILQRRSKQLQF; via the exons ATGCAAAAGAGCAAATGGATAGCCACGGTTGCAAGCATATGGATCCAGTGCAGCTGCGGTCCATCCTACGCTTTCGGAATCTACTCAGCTGTACTGAAATCCAGCCAAGATTACGATCAATCCACTCTCGACACCGTCTCAGTTTTCAAAGACATCGGGGCTAATATTGGAATTCTATCTGGTCTGCTTTACCATGCGGTCACATATAATAACAGAACCAATTCAACCTCTCGTTTTGGGGGGTCGGCGGGTTTACCCTTGGTTTACTTGGCTGGAGCGGTTCAGTTCTTTGCAGGCTACTTTCTGATGTGGTTGTCTGTTACGGGAGTCATTAACAAGCCTCCTGTATTGGTCATGTGTTTGTTCATGTTCATGGGTGCACACGCCCAAACCTTTTTTAACACCGCAAATATTGTTGTTGCGGTTCAGAACTTCCCTGATTATAGCGGAACAACTGTTGGCGTTATGAAG GGATTTCTTGGTCTAAGTGGAGCAATATTAATACAAGTCTACTCGACACTATTTGATGGCAATCCTACAAGCTTCTTACTTATGCTTGCTTTTTTTCCAACACTCGTGTCTCTCTTACTCATGTTTTTCGTTCATATAAATCCCGGGGACACCACCAACGACAAACATCATTTGAATGATTTCTCATTGATCGCGCTCATTGTGGCTGCATATCTAATGATCATAATCATCTTTGAAAACATCTTCACTTTCCCATCATGGGCTCACATCCTCGCCACCACCATTCTTTTCATTTTGCTTTCGTCCCCTCTCAAAGTAGCATTGGCAGCCCAAAAAGGTGAACAACAAACACCACCGCCCATCATGGCTCCGCTGATCATAACTTCAGAGACTAATGAGGGTGTACCAAATGATGTACAAGTAGAAATGAATCTATTACAAGCCATGGGAACTATTAACTTCTGGTTGTTGTTTGTACCTATGGTTTTTGGGATGGGGTCAGGGTTGGCAACAATCAACAATATATCTCAGATAGGCCAGTCTCTTGACTACTCTACGGCTGAAATCAATGCAATGGTTTCTCTATGGAGTATATGGAACTTTCTAGGCCGGTTTGGTGGTGGATTTGTATCTGATATTTTCCTACACAGATATGGATGGGGCCGGCCAGTGTTCATCTCGATTACACAAGCAACAATGGTCATTGGCCATTTAATCATTGGCTTGGGTGGGAATCTGTACATTGGTTCTGTAATAGTGGGCATTTGCTATGGATCACAATGGTCATTGATGCCTACAATCACTTCGGACATATTTGGAGTGAAGCATATGGGGACTATTTTCAACACTATCGCGGCAGCTAACCCCATCGGTTCATATTTGCTTTCTGTGCAAGTGATTGGAAGCATTTACGACAAGGAAACACAAGCAGGAGGGGGTTCGTGCTATGGCATTCATTGTTTTATgctttcttattttatatttgccGGTGTTTGTATGTTTGGGTTTCTTGTTTCATTGGTGTTGTTTTTCCGCACAAGGGAATTTTACGCATCAATCTTGCAAAGACGCTCAAAGCAACTTCAGTTTTAG
- the LOC122589024 gene encoding uncharacterized membrane protein YMR155W-like, with amino-acid sequence MPAVLNKWTSTIASIWIQTTSGSLYTFSFYSPSLKSSQHYDQSTLDTVSVFKDFGANSGVLSGLLYTAVASPSTPISFRGGPWMVLLVGAVQCFLGYFFMWLSVTGKIHRPPVPVMCVFMLLAAHGVTFLNTANVVTAVINFPNHSGTIVGIMKGFLGLSGAILLQVYLMIFNAGPTPYILMLALLPLLNTLLFMFSVRAFQTNEVDEKRHLNGLSLISVTIAAYLFSIIIVEQLVTLSLPARITVFCILVMLLASPLFVAIRAHSAVNFADTDSHQLLHNVSNNQDILEEEKEDDKNLVQAICTVNFWCLFLTTAAGMGTGLATVNNLAQVGESLGYASYETSTLVSLWSIWNFVGRFGAGYISDHFLYTKKWARPVFIAITLALLSIGHCVIASGMPGALYVGSILVGVFYGSQWSLMPTIASEIFGVSHFGTIFNTITIAGPIGSYIISVRVIGYLYDREAAQGGAEHCIGTHCFRLSFLIMAFTTFLGFIVAMGLFLRTQRFYKQYVLRGERGCN; translated from the exons atgccgGCGGTCCTTAACAAATGGACATCAACGATAGCCAGCATATGGATACAAACCACCAGCGGCTCACTCTACACTTTCTCATTCTACTCACCATCTCTCAAATCCTCTCAACACTACGACCAATCAACTCTCGACACCGTTTCTGTATTCAAAGACTTCGGTGCCAATTCCGGCGTTCTTTCCGGCCTACTTTACACCGCTGTCGCATCTCCATCAACACCCATCAGTTTCCGAGGTGGCCCGTGGATGGTTTTGTTGGTTGGGGCTGTTCAGTGCTTTCTGGGGTACTTTTTTATGTGGCTTTCAGTCACAGGAAAGATTCACCGGCCACCTGTGCCGGTGATGTGTGTGTTTATGCTGTTGGCTGCTCATGGTGTGACGTTTTTGAATACGGCTAATGTTGTTACCGCTGTTATTAACTTTCCTAATCATAGTGGCACTATTGTTGGTATTATGAag GGGTTTCTTGGCTTGAGCGGAGCGATACTACTTCAAGTATATCTCATGATATTTAATGCCGGACCAACCCCGTACATTCTGATGTTAGCTTTGCTTCCGTTGCTTAACACTTTGCTGTTCATGTTTAGTGTAAGAGCTTTTCAGACAAATGAAGTTGACGAAAAGAGACATCTCAATGGTTTATCACTTATTTCCGTTACCATAGCAGCATATCTCTTCTCCATTATAATTGTAGAGCAACTAGTTACTTTAAGCTTACCAGCCCGCATCACTGTTTTCTGTATTCTTGTCATGTTGCTAGCATCACCTCTCTTTGTTGCCATCAGAGCACATTCAGCCGTCAATTTTGCAGACACAGATTCACACCAGTTACTGCATAACGTTTCAAATAATCAAGATATCttggaagaagaaaaagaagatgacAAGAATCTGGTGCAGGCTATTTGTACGGTTAACTTTTGGTGTTTGTTTCTTACAACTGCTGCTGGCATGGGGACTGGCTTAGCCACGGTAAATAACTTAGCTCAAGTAGGCGAGTCCCTTGGTTACGCCAGTTATGAAACCAGTACTCTAGTCTCATTATGGAGCATTTGGAACTTTGTGGGTCGGTTTGGTGCTGGATACATCTCCGATCACTTTCTCTATACAAAGAAATGGGCTAGACCGGTGTTTATAGCCATCACTTTGGCACTTCTGAGCATTGGCCATTGTGTGATTGCTTCCGGCATGCCTGGAGCTCTTTATGTAGGGTCTATTCTTGTGGGTGTTTTTTATGGTTCACAATGGTCATTAATGCCAACAATTGCTTCAGAGATTTTTGGGGTTTCACATTTTGGGACGATATTTAACACCATCACGATTGCAGGTCCCATTGGATCTTATATTATATCTGTGAGGGTGATTGGTTATCTTTATGACAGAGAAGCGGCTCAAGGAGGTGCAGAGCATTGCATCGGGACTCATTGTTTTAGGTTATCGTTTCTTATAATGGCTTTTACTACATTCCTGGGCTTCATTGTTGCTATGGGGTTGTTCTTACGAACACAGAGGTTTTATAAACAATATGTGCTAAGAGGAGAACGAGGTTGTAACTGA